TATTTCTATGATAAATTAAAGCCTTTACTATTCTGTACCCATAAAAGCCCTTGCCCTCTCAACTATGCGATCGATGTTCTCCTGAGCAATCCAGGTAGACTTCATCGAACCGCGAAAGAGATCGACCTCTACCTGCATCCGCTTTAGCTGAGAATTGAGTAGCTGATGAACCATTTCCCCCGCAGCGATCGCCATTTGCGAATTAATATTGAGGCTTTGCCCGTTTAGTAATGCTCGTTCCGCGCAAGATAGAGTCTCGTTTTCATCGGTTTGCAACAGCAGTTCGGGATATTGAATGGTAGGTAAAGGTAGAGTGGTACAGGTAGCAGGTTCTAGAATGTAGTCATCTAACTCTAGAGAATACCAGTTACCAATAGTCACTTGACCGTAGGTATAATCATTGCCACAGTCAATCCACCAGCAAGGTATATGACTAAATCCGTGAGCCATTAAACCAGAATATTCGACCATCAACTCTTCAATACTTTTTCTGGCAGCAGCATTATCTACACAGCCAATAATCACCGTCGGCGCACTGCGATCGAGACTAACTGCCGATGCCCCTGAAGCGATCGCGCCAATCTTTAGTTTGGGAAACATGGCTTTGTAACGTACAGCCAAAGCCTGGGCTTTGTTGTAGCCTAATTCAGCCTGACAAAAGTTCTGGCGGTAAAGATTTTTCTCTTCAATGCGATCGAAGTCAATTAAAGTAATCGAAACTTGTTTGTCCGCAGCGTCGAACCAATTCGCCAGACGGCAAAGGTGAGGTACGAGAAAGCTGCCAGTTCCACCACAGCCAACTACATATATGCGAACAAAAAGATAATTGAAATAGATCGGTTTGGCATCAATAATCGACAAATCCGAGAATTCTAACTGTAGATGTTTAGAAGGGGATGACATGGGAACAAAAACTATTAATATTTTGATAAATTTGGTCGGAAGATACGTCGAGAAATAGTCCATGGGCGCAGACTCTGCTGACAATTTCTAACCGCTCGTTACTTCTGCCAATTACCGTACTAATTCTGCAACCATTCTCTTCTCGGTCGTCGGTAGAAGAAAAGAACGCCCTCATAGCTCCATGACTGTGAATTTCAATGGCAGCAGGTTCGGGATGCTGTTCTAAGCATATGCAGGAAGTTGGAGTACATTCTTGTTCGGGACATATTACCTCCCAAGCAGTACCGCGCCAATAAAGATAGAATAGCTGTTCTAGATCTGGGTATTGGTTAATGCGATTGATAATAGCTTCAACCTTGTACTGTGGAACTTGTGGCACTATTAGTTCAAAGCTTGGAGATAATTCAGCTAGACCAGGAGTAGTAACCAGACTATGAGCTATAGTTGCGTTAAATTCGGTTCTTGTTACCGAACGAAAAATACCATTACCAGCCCAAAGATAACCAGGGGGAAGATCTGTAGCTGAATCTGGCTTGACTATGGAATGATTTATTAACACGGCTTGAGAATTCTATTTAATATTTTGCGGTGATTTGAGCCAGAGAAGCTAAAGTTAGGTTAGTCGTGACTAAATCTCCTTCTGGATAGATTTTGTTTGAGCTTTGAGCCACATCTTTTAGCTGAGAGACGACATTGTAGGGATGGGCTTGAGATTTATGGTTATCATAATCTTGGTCAAATTTTGATATAACAAAAGCGTTCCACATCAGACTAGGACTGTGACTGGGTAAAGCAACGCTACCCCAACAGACCTTGCCACGATCGTCAATATTGGGCAAAGGGTAGTGGTATAAAGTCGAACTAAGATTAAGCTCTCCTTTATAAGCGTAAACCCAAAGTTGGCTTTGGCAGTGTACGATTACCGCCCCAGGCAAGGGGACTTTCAAAGTAAAAGACTCAAAATCTAACAGATAAGTGTTAGGCATAACCGAACTAATGGTCGTAGTTCTTCCCTCTTTTCTAGAGATGTGATGCAGCCTTACCTGGGGGTGAACGTACCAATCAGACTGAAAATCTGACTGCGAAATAGCCCCAATTAAAGAAGGCAGATCGATCTGTTTAATTAGAGTCTCACCGTTTTCTCGCGCTACAAACAAAACCGAATCCTGCTGCATAATCAGAAACGCCTGAGACTGTTCGATTAGCTGGTAAATCATAATATTTAGTTTATTTGGCGAAAGATTTGTGCGATCGCAGGTTGGGCAATAGTAGGATTGGCACAAAACCAGCGATCGAAAAAGCGCAGTCTGACTAAAAGGGCTGAGGCTTGCCTATATTCTTCTTCTAGCATTATGACTTCAGTTTCGCTCAGGGTATATTCGTTGTCCCCTTCTGTATGACTATCCAGCCACATATTGCCAGTCATGGCCCAAAC
This genomic window from Myxosarcina sp. GI1 contains:
- a CDS encoding ThiF family adenylyltransferase — translated: MSSPSKHLQLEFSDLSIIDAKPIYFNYLFVRIYVVGCGGTGSFLVPHLCRLANWFDAADKQVSITLIDFDRIEEKNLYRQNFCQAELGYNKAQALAVRYKAMFPKLKIGAIASGASAVSLDRSAPTVIIGCVDNAAARKSIEELMVEYSGLMAHGFSHIPCWWIDCGNDYTYGQVTIGNWYSLELDDYILEPATCTTLPLPTIQYPELLLQTDENETLSCAERALLNGQSLNINSQMAIAAGEMVHQLLNSQLKRMQVEVDLFRGSMKSTWIAQENIDRIVERARAFMGTE
- a CDS encoding Mov34/MPN/PAD-1 family protein, translated to MLINHSIVKPDSATDLPPGYLWAGNGIFRSVTRTEFNATIAHSLVTTPGLAELSPSFELIVPQVPQYKVEAIINRINQYPDLEQLFYLYWRGTAWEVICPEQECTPTSCICLEQHPEPAAIEIHSHGAMRAFFSSTDDREENGCRISTVIGRSNERLEIVSRVCAHGLFLDVSSDQIYQNINSFCSHVIPF